In Micromonospora sp. WMMA1363, a genomic segment contains:
- a CDS encoding metalloregulator ArsR/SmtB family transcription factor: MDYVGTALAEMTMPQISPLAGEPIERADAERLAGVLKALADPARLRLLSLIQSAPEGEACVCDLTAPLGLSQPTVSHHLRILTEAGLLEREKRGVWAYYRLVPSAIATIADLLTPPRKRATKKAR, encoded by the coding sequence ATGGATTACGTGGGAACTGCGTTGGCTGAAATGACCATGCCTCAGATCTCGCCGCTTGCCGGCGAGCCGATCGAACGTGCCGATGCCGAGCGGCTGGCCGGGGTCCTCAAGGCCCTCGCCGACCCAGCCCGGCTGCGGCTGCTCAGCCTGATCCAGTCGGCTCCGGAGGGCGAGGCGTGCGTGTGCGACCTGACCGCGCCCCTCGGGCTCTCCCAGCCGACGGTCAGCCACCACCTCCGGATCCTTACCGAGGCTGGCTTGCTGGAGCGGGAGAAGCGTGGAGTCTGGGCGTACTACCGGCTGGTGCCGAGCGCGATCGCGACGATCGCCGATCTGCTGACGCCGCCGCGCAAGCGCGCCACCAAGAAGGCACGCTGA
- the pyrE gene encoding orotate phosphoribosyltransferase produces MADHDDLRKFISELAVVHGRVVLSSGREADWYVDLRRVTLHHEAAPLVGRVMRELTADWAFDAVGGLTLGADPIATAMLHAAAGTDRTLDAFVVRKAGKAHGLQRRIEGPDVTGRRVLAVEDTSTTGQSVLAAVEALREAGAEVAGVAVIVDRGAGDAVRAAGLPYRAAYTLADLGLVA; encoded by the coding sequence ATGGCGGACCACGACGACCTGCGTAAATTCATTAGCGAACTGGCGGTGGTCCACGGACGGGTGGTGCTCTCCTCGGGGCGCGAAGCGGACTGGTACGTCGATCTGCGACGCGTCACGCTGCATCACGAGGCGGCCCCGTTGGTGGGCCGGGTGATGCGGGAGTTGACCGCCGACTGGGCGTTCGACGCGGTGGGCGGGTTGACGCTCGGCGCTGACCCGATCGCGACCGCGATGTTGCACGCAGCCGCCGGCACCGACCGGACGCTGGACGCCTTCGTCGTCCGCAAGGCGGGCAAGGCGCACGGGCTCCAGCGCCGGATCGAGGGGCCGGACGTGACCGGGCGTCGGGTGCTGGCGGTGGAGGACACCTCCACCACCGGGCAGAGCGTGCTGGCCGCCGTCGAGGCCCTCCGCGAGGCCGGGGCGGAGGTGGCGGGGGTGGCGGTTATTGTTGATCGAGGCGCTGGCGACGCTGTGAGAGCCGCCGGACTGCCGTACCGAGCGGCCTATACGTTGGCTGACCTCGGCCTTGTGGCGTAA
- a CDS encoding SDR family oxidoreductase — MNLDQPTTERRALVTGATAGIGAAFARRLAADGWRLVLVARDAVRLAEFAAELAGRHGGEVETISVDLSTDDGCAEVERRIAEGAPVELLVNNAGISLNTPFLRSSAEAEARLLRLNVHAVMRLTLAAVRPMTEQRHGAVINVSSVAGFGVAMPGSTYSASKAWVTNFSESVGLSVRPFGVRVLALCPGYTRTEFHDRAGIDMSKTPGWMWLRADEVVDEALRDLRKGKLVSVPTWRYKLAVAGLRYAPRRLLGAASRDTRGRIGRDGR; from the coding sequence TCGGCGCCGCCTTCGCACGGCGACTGGCGGCCGACGGTTGGCGCCTTGTCCTGGTCGCCCGGGACGCCGTCCGGTTGGCGGAGTTCGCCGCGGAGCTGGCCGGCCGGCACGGCGGTGAGGTCGAGACGATCTCCGTGGACCTGTCCACCGACGACGGTTGCGCGGAGGTGGAGCGACGGATCGCCGAGGGAGCGCCGGTCGAGCTGCTGGTGAACAACGCGGGCATCAGCCTCAACACGCCGTTCCTGCGGTCGTCGGCCGAGGCGGAGGCCCGCCTGCTCCGGCTCAACGTGCACGCGGTGATGCGGCTGACCCTCGCCGCGGTGCGTCCGATGACCGAGCAGCGGCATGGGGCAGTGATTAATGTCTCTTCGGTGGCAGGGTTCGGGGTGGCCATGCCCGGTTCGACATACTCGGCCAGCAAGGCGTGGGTCACCAACTTCAGCGAGTCGGTCGGTCTCTCCGTCCGTCCGTTCGGCGTGCGGGTGCTGGCGCTCTGCCCCGGCTACACGCGGACCGAGTTCCACGACCGCGCGGGAATCGACATGTCGAAGACTCCAGGGTGGATGTGGCTGCGGGCCGACGAGGTCGTCGACGAAGCCCTGCGTGACCTGCGAAAAGGCAAACTGGTCAGCGTGCCCACCTGGAGGTACAAGCTGGCCGTGGCAGGACTGCGGTACGCGCCCCGGCGCCTGCTGGGGGCGGCCTCGCGGGACACCCGCGGCCGGATCGGTCGCGACGGTCGCTGA